A DNA window from Balneolaceae bacterium contains the following coding sequences:
- a CDS encoding DEAD/DEAH box helicase family protein, translating to MEAKKLIDPLGGSTDKPYQELNEISIRKNSSKEKRLFDFFEIQEPKTIQKSSKPTISYKEPEYGLFDHQRKAARKLKELVFQGDRRRTLLHMPTGSGKTENYNEYYFGLPPK from the coding sequence GTGGAGGCAAAGAAACTAATTGACCCTCTAGGAGGTAGTACTGACAAACCATATCAGGAGTTAAATGAAATTTCTATAAGAAAAAATTCATCTAAAGAGAAAAGGCTGTTTGATTTTTTTGAGATTCAGGAACCGAAAACAATTCAGAAATCATCGAAGCCAACTATATCATATAAAGAACCTGAATATGGCCTTTTTGATCATCAGAGGAAAGCTGCAAGAAAGCTAAAGGAATTGGTTTTTCAGGGAGATCGTAGACGGACCTTATTACATATGCCTACTGGCTCAGGAAAAACAGAGAACTACAATGAATATTATTTCGGATTACCTCCGAAATAA